The following proteins are encoded in a genomic region of Cryptomeria japonica chromosome 11, Sugi_1.0, whole genome shotgun sequence:
- the LOC131860137 gene encoding glycine-rich RNA-binding protein GRP2A-like, producing the protein MEEVLKKKEYIEEHGGSHEYEKAHKVEREEKLDTSIDNHEDCCKARVVFVMEGSKEEIDEDLFWDELEAFYSYINIKPPSLKLEEGGRRGRRRRGGAVVAGGALAGRRRHAGWRRAGGGCCTGGAAEDTAGGGGGRAGGRLEAHQLGCAFLD; encoded by the exons ATGGAAGAAGTTTTAAAGAAGAAAGAATACATTGAGGAGCATGGTGGATCACATGAATATGAGAAAGCTCACAAGGTTGAACGAGAGGAGAAGCTTGACACTTCTATAGATAACCATGAGGATTGCTGCAAAGCAAGGGTGGTCTTTGTCATGGAAGGAAgcaaagaggagattgatgaagacCTATTTTGGGATGAGTTAGAAGCCTTCTACTCATATATTAACATCAAGCCACCATCTCTCAAGCTAGAAGA gggcgggcgcaggggGCGGCGGCGCAGGGGCGGCGCTGTGGTGGCGGGCGGCGCACTGGCTGGGCGCAGGCGGCACGCAGGCTGGCGGCGCGCAGGCGGCGGGTGCTGCACCGGCGGCGCGGCAGAGGATACCGCCGGCGGCGGTGGTGGCCGGGCGGGGGGCCGCCTGGAAGCGCACCAGCTAGGCTGCGCGTTTTTAGATTAA